From Nguyenibacter vanlangensis, one genomic window encodes:
- a CDS encoding FAD-dependent monooxygenase: MRVAIVGGSLGGLFAAVLLRQAGHAVRIYERSHSGLEGRGAGLVVQEQLSSLLRRIGLSHAMQVGVMANERIFLDRAGMIVARRTMPQMQISWDYLYRGVRARLEDGDYAVGRPVVAVGQAADMAWLEFSDGSRVSADLVIGADGIGSIVRPAVIEADTPRYAGYVAWRGLIPETTLPQAAAATLLDRFAFYTIPRSQALGYLVPGPDGETDPGHRRYNWVWYRRAEDLASVLTDRDGRIHPYSLSRGRISDAARAALVAAGRQQLPPQFLGAMLAEPAPFIQAIFDFETPRMVRDRLLLLGDAAFVVRPHTAMGVAKAAGDALALVDALAGAPLDQALIRYERERLEAGRAIAAYGRRLGASMG; the protein is encoded by the coding sequence ATGCGCGTAGCGATCGTCGGAGGCTCCCTTGGGGGCCTTTTCGCAGCCGTGCTGCTGCGCCAGGCCGGGCACGCGGTGAGGATCTACGAGCGTTCCCACTCTGGGCTGGAAGGGCGCGGCGCCGGTCTCGTGGTCCAGGAGCAGCTTTCCTCCCTCCTGCGCCGCATCGGCCTCTCGCACGCCATGCAGGTCGGCGTCATGGCGAACGAGCGCATCTTTCTCGACCGCGCGGGCATGATCGTCGCGCGCCGGACGATGCCGCAGATGCAGATCTCCTGGGACTATCTTTACCGCGGCGTGCGCGCCCGTCTTGAAGACGGCGACTATGCGGTCGGGCGACCGGTCGTCGCGGTCGGGCAGGCGGCGGATATGGCGTGGCTGGAGTTCAGCGACGGCAGCCGGGTCTCCGCCGATCTGGTGATCGGTGCCGACGGGATCGGGTCAATCGTCCGGCCCGCCGTAATCGAGGCGGATACCCCGCGCTATGCGGGCTATGTCGCCTGGCGCGGATTGATCCCGGAGACCACCCTGCCCCAAGCGGCGGCGGCAACATTGCTCGACCGCTTCGCCTTCTACACCATCCCTCGGTCACAGGCGCTGGGCTATCTCGTGCCCGGCCCCGACGGAGAGACCGATCCTGGTCACCGGCGCTATAACTGGGTCTGGTATCGGCGGGCCGAGGACCTCGCGTCGGTGCTGACCGACAGGGATGGCCGGATCCATCCCTATTCGTTGTCGCGGGGGCGTATCAGCGACGCTGCCCGCGCGGCGCTCGTCGCGGCCGGGCGGCAGCAACTCCCGCCGCAGTTTCTGGGGGCCATGCTGGCGGAACCGGCGCCCTTCATTCAGGCGATCTTCGATTTCGAGACCCCGAGAATGGTGCGAGACCGCCTGCTGCTGCTGGGGGATGCCGCGTTCGTCGTCCGGCCCCATACCGCGATGGGGGTGGCAAAGGCCGCCGGAGACGCCCTTGCGTTGGTCGACGCCCTGGCCGGCGCACCGTTGGATCAGGCCTTGATCAGATATGAACGCGAGCGCCTCGAAGCCGGCCGTGCGATCGCCGCATACGGCCGAAGACTGGGCGCATCGATGGGCTGA
- a CDS encoding pirin family protein: MIDVRSFASLGGADHGWLKAKHHFSFAGYHDPERVHWGDLRVWNDDTIAPGTGFPAHPHRDMEIITYVRKGAITHQDNLGNKGRTEAGDVQVMSAGTGITHSEYNLESGETQIFQIWIIPTAQGKAPSWGARPFPKENRAGHFVTLASGYESDADALPIRADARVLGATLKAGQIAEYALGTERQAYLVPSTGAVEIDGVRVNTRDGAAISETATLRVKALEDSEIVLVDAA; the protein is encoded by the coding sequence ATGATAGACGTCAGATCATTCGCAAGCCTGGGCGGAGCCGATCATGGCTGGCTGAAGGCGAAACATCATTTCTCTTTCGCGGGATATCACGATCCGGAGCGCGTGCATTGGGGAGACCTGCGAGTGTGGAACGATGACACCATCGCGCCGGGCACGGGCTTCCCCGCCCATCCGCACCGCGACATGGAAATCATCACCTATGTCCGCAAGGGGGCGATCACCCACCAGGATAATCTGGGCAACAAGGGCCGCACCGAGGCCGGCGATGTGCAGGTGATGTCCGCTGGCACCGGCATCACACACAGCGAATACAACCTGGAATCCGGCGAGACCCAGATCTTCCAGATCTGGATCATCCCCACCGCACAAGGCAAGGCGCCAAGCTGGGGTGCCCGTCCGTTCCCCAAGGAGAACCGGGCCGGTCATTTCGTCACCCTGGCGTCGGGGTATGAGAGCGATGCCGATGCATTGCCGATCCGCGCCGATGCCCGCGTCCTGGGCGCGACGCTGAAGGCCGGGCAGATCGCGGAATATGCGCTCGGCACCGAACGCCAGGCCTATCTGGTGCCCTCGACCGGGGCTGTGGAGATCGACGGTGTGCGGGTCAACACCCGTGACGGCGCCGCGATTTCGGAAACGGCAACCTTGCGGGTCAAGGCGCTGGAAGATTCCGAGATCGTCCTGGTGGATGCCGCCTGA